From Rhododendron vialii isolate Sample 1 chromosome 10a, ASM3025357v1, the proteins below share one genomic window:
- the LOC131302335 gene encoding ankyrin repeat-containing protein BDA1-like isoform X1, whose amino-acid sequence MESLSSSLTKMDPNSKEAVEARSIDILYESIGSDPYILDKADEIPFVHTPLHVAASTGQTRLAIEIMNLRPSLGRKLNPDGLSPVHLALLNGHSETAKALIKLDKDLVRVRGRERLTPLQYAAETDDRVDILAEFLCACPESIGDLNVRGETALHITVKKCNVRALAVLMGWIRKTGKHWVKNIKDERGNTILHTAVSTSQPHVCMPLIVESVVQGYGLHVNEKNLEGATALDIAETLASGSARTTIKSILCGAGASKSSSLANDCSFVDFLISRESRVETIFQTFLFMRKGMSMEMRNAVLVVAVLITTATFQTVLSPPGGGSSLSDSNSLFANGSHINATIFTSTDNSSLFANGSHINATIFTSMHNVSLFANGSHINATVFTSMDDAPNVFLPVFYAMNTVAFISSIAMINILILPLKVFAPLHASLMFLTMGYGIAFLIIPSMYYLEFIFAFSAIAIASLLYGVHYIPIMIEDLHKIDQGLIFMSHLQRKRLRMLYRVVMN is encoded by the exons ATGG AATCACTCTCATCATCACTGACCAAAATGGATCCGAATTCGAAGGAGGCAGTTGAAGCACGGAGTATCGACATCTTGTATGAATCAATAGGGTCGGATCCATACATTTTGGACAAAGCAGATGAAATTCCTTTTGTTCACACTCCTCTCCACGTAGCTGCATCAACTGGGCAGACACGTTTGGCAATAGAAATCATGAACTTAAGGCCATCACTCGGCAGAAAGCTGAACCCAGATGGTCTAAGCCCTGTGCACCTGGCACTTTTAAATGGGCACTCTGAGACCGCGAAAGCGCTCATCAAGTTGGACAAAGATCTCGTAAGGGTCAGAGGAAGAGAGAGGCTCACTCCTTTGCAGTACGCGGCAGAAACAGATGATCGCGTTGATATCTTGGCCGAGTTTTTATGCGCTTGCCCTGAATCAATTGGGGACCTGAACGTTCGAGGGGAGACTGCTCTGCACATCACGGTGAAAAAATGCAACGTGAGAGCTTTGGCAGTCCTGATGGGATGGATTCGCAAGACCGGTAAGCATTGGGTGAAGAACATCAAAGATGAGAGAGGCAACACAATTCTGCACACGGCGGTGTCCACTTCACAGCCTCATGTATGTATGCCTCTG ATTGTGGAGTCTGTGGTTCAAGGATACGGATTACACGTGAATGAAAAGAATTTGGAAGGTGCCACGGCCCTAGACATTGCCGAAACACTTGCTTCTGGTTCTGCGAGAACAACAATCAAGAGTATTTTATGCGGTGCAGGAGCTTCGAAAAGTTCATCACTTGCTAATGACTGTAGCTTTGTCGATTTTTTGATTTCGCGAGAGTCACGGGTGGAAACTATCTTTCAAACTTTCCTTTTCATGCGGAAAGGCATGTCAATGGAGATGAGGAATGCCGTACTAGTGGTAGCTGTGCTGATAACGACGGCAACCTTTCAGACTGTACTAAGCCCCCCCGGAGGAGGCAGCAGCCTAAGTGACAGCAACAGTCTTTTCGCTAACGGGAGTCATATTAACGCCACCATATTTACCTCCACGGACAACAGCAGTCTTTTCGCTAACGGGAGTCATATTAACGCCACCATATTTACCTCCATGCACAACGTCAGTCTTTTTGCCAACGGGAGTCATATTAATGCCACCGTATTTACCTCCATGGACGATGCTCCAAATGTCTTCCTCCCTGTGTTCTATGCGATGAACACCGTTGCGTTTATTAGCTCAATAGCGATGATTAATATACTTATCCTCCCTTTAAAAGTTTTTGCCCCGCTCCATGCCTCACTAATGTTTTTGACAATGGGCTATGGGATAGCATTTCTAATCATTCCGTCGATGTACTACTTGGAATTCATCTTTGCGTTTTCAGCAATAGCTATTGCTTCTCTGCTTTATGGTGTGCATTATATCCCTATCATGATCGAAGATCTCCACAAAATAGATCAGGGTCTTATATTCATGTCACACCTTCAGAGGAAACGCCTCCGGATGTTATACCGTGTAGTGATGAACTGA
- the LOC131302335 gene encoding ankyrin repeat-containing protein BDA1-like isoform X4 produces MDPNSKEAVEARSIDILYESIGSDPYILDKADEIPFVHTPLHVAASTGQTRLAIEIMNLRPSLGRKLNPDGLSPVHLALLNGHSETAKALIKLDKDLVRVRGRERLTPLQYAAETDDRVDILAEFLCACPESIGDLNVRGETALHITVKKCNVRALAVLMGWIRKTGKHWVKNIKDERGNTILHTAVSTSQPHIVESVVQGYGLHVNEKNLEGATALDIAETLASGSARTTIKSILCGAGASKSSSLANDCSFVDFLISRESRVETIFQTFLFMRKGMSMEMRNAVLVVAVLITTATFQTVLSPPGGGSSLSDSNSLFANGSHINATIFTSTDNSSLFANGSHINATIFTSMHNVSLFANGSHINATVFTSMDDAPNVFLPVFYAMNTVAFISSIAMINILILPLKVFAPLHASLMFLTMGYGIAFLIIPSMYYLEFIFAFSAIAIASLLYGVHYIPIMIEDLHKIDQGLIFMSHLQRKRLRMLYRVVMN; encoded by the exons ATGGATCCGAATTCGAAGGAGGCAGTTGAAGCACGGAGTATCGACATCTTGTATGAATCAATAGGGTCGGATCCATACATTTTGGACAAAGCAGATGAAATTCCTTTTGTTCACACTCCTCTCCACGTAGCTGCATCAACTGGGCAGACACGTTTGGCAATAGAAATCATGAACTTAAGGCCATCACTCGGCAGAAAGCTGAACCCAGATGGTCTAAGCCCTGTGCACCTGGCACTTTTAAATGGGCACTCTGAGACCGCGAAAGCGCTCATCAAGTTGGACAAAGATCTCGTAAGGGTCAGAGGAAGAGAGAGGCTCACTCCTTTGCAGTACGCGGCAGAAACAGATGATCGCGTTGATATCTTGGCCGAGTTTTTATGCGCTTGCCCTGAATCAATTGGGGACCTGAACGTTCGAGGGGAGACTGCTCTGCACATCACGGTGAAAAAATGCAACGTGAGAGCTTTGGCAGTCCTGATGGGATGGATTCGCAAGACCGGTAAGCATTGGGTGAAGAACATCAAAGATGAGAGAGGCAACACAATTCTGCACACGGCGGTGTCCACTTCACAGCCTCAT ATTGTGGAGTCTGTGGTTCAAGGATACGGATTACACGTGAATGAAAAGAATTTGGAAGGTGCCACGGCCCTAGACATTGCCGAAACACTTGCTTCTGGTTCTGCGAGAACAACAATCAAGAGTATTTTATGCGGTGCAGGAGCTTCGAAAAGTTCATCACTTGCTAATGACTGTAGCTTTGTCGATTTTTTGATTTCGCGAGAGTCACGGGTGGAAACTATCTTTCAAACTTTCCTTTTCATGCGGAAAGGCATGTCAATGGAGATGAGGAATGCCGTACTAGTGGTAGCTGTGCTGATAACGACGGCAACCTTTCAGACTGTACTAAGCCCCCCCGGAGGAGGCAGCAGCCTAAGTGACAGCAACAGTCTTTTCGCTAACGGGAGTCATATTAACGCCACCATATTTACCTCCACGGACAACAGCAGTCTTTTCGCTAACGGGAGTCATATTAACGCCACCATATTTACCTCCATGCACAACGTCAGTCTTTTTGCCAACGGGAGTCATATTAATGCCACCGTATTTACCTCCATGGACGATGCTCCAAATGTCTTCCTCCCTGTGTTCTATGCGATGAACACCGTTGCGTTTATTAGCTCAATAGCGATGATTAATATACTTATCCTCCCTTTAAAAGTTTTTGCCCCGCTCCATGCCTCACTAATGTTTTTGACAATGGGCTATGGGATAGCATTTCTAATCATTCCGTCGATGTACTACTTGGAATTCATCTTTGCGTTTTCAGCAATAGCTATTGCTTCTCTGCTTTATGGTGTGCATTATATCCCTATCATGATCGAAGATCTCCACAAAATAGATCAGGGTCTTATATTCATGTCACACCTTCAGAGGAAACGCCTCCGGATGTTATACCGTGTAGTGATGAACTGA
- the LOC131302335 gene encoding ankyrin repeat-containing protein BDA1-like isoform X3: MDPNSKEAVEARSIDILYESIGSDPYILDKADEIPFVHTPLHVAASTGQTRLAIEIMNLRPSLGRKLNPDGLSPVHLALLNGHSETAKALIKLDKDLVRVRGRERLTPLQYAAETDDRVDILAEFLCACPESIGDLNVRGETALHITVKKCNVRALAVLMGWIRKTGKHWVKNIKDERGNTILHTAVSTSQPHVCMPLIVESVVQGYGLHVNEKNLEGATALDIAETLASGSARTTIKSILCGAGASKSSSLANDCSFVDFLISRESRVETIFQTFLFMRKGMSMEMRNAVLVVAVLITTATFQTVLSPPGGGSSLSDSNSLFANGSHINATIFTSTDNSSLFANGSHINATIFTSMHNVSLFANGSHINATVFTSMDDAPNVFLPVFYAMNTVAFISSIAMINILILPLKVFAPLHASLMFLTMGYGIAFLIIPSMYYLEFIFAFSAIAIASLLYGVHYIPIMIEDLHKIDQGLIFMSHLQRKRLRMLYRVVMN; this comes from the exons ATGGATCCGAATTCGAAGGAGGCAGTTGAAGCACGGAGTATCGACATCTTGTATGAATCAATAGGGTCGGATCCATACATTTTGGACAAAGCAGATGAAATTCCTTTTGTTCACACTCCTCTCCACGTAGCTGCATCAACTGGGCAGACACGTTTGGCAATAGAAATCATGAACTTAAGGCCATCACTCGGCAGAAAGCTGAACCCAGATGGTCTAAGCCCTGTGCACCTGGCACTTTTAAATGGGCACTCTGAGACCGCGAAAGCGCTCATCAAGTTGGACAAAGATCTCGTAAGGGTCAGAGGAAGAGAGAGGCTCACTCCTTTGCAGTACGCGGCAGAAACAGATGATCGCGTTGATATCTTGGCCGAGTTTTTATGCGCTTGCCCTGAATCAATTGGGGACCTGAACGTTCGAGGGGAGACTGCTCTGCACATCACGGTGAAAAAATGCAACGTGAGAGCTTTGGCAGTCCTGATGGGATGGATTCGCAAGACCGGTAAGCATTGGGTGAAGAACATCAAAGATGAGAGAGGCAACACAATTCTGCACACGGCGGTGTCCACTTCACAGCCTCATGTATGTATGCCTCTG ATTGTGGAGTCTGTGGTTCAAGGATACGGATTACACGTGAATGAAAAGAATTTGGAAGGTGCCACGGCCCTAGACATTGCCGAAACACTTGCTTCTGGTTCTGCGAGAACAACAATCAAGAGTATTTTATGCGGTGCAGGAGCTTCGAAAAGTTCATCACTTGCTAATGACTGTAGCTTTGTCGATTTTTTGATTTCGCGAGAGTCACGGGTGGAAACTATCTTTCAAACTTTCCTTTTCATGCGGAAAGGCATGTCAATGGAGATGAGGAATGCCGTACTAGTGGTAGCTGTGCTGATAACGACGGCAACCTTTCAGACTGTACTAAGCCCCCCCGGAGGAGGCAGCAGCCTAAGTGACAGCAACAGTCTTTTCGCTAACGGGAGTCATATTAACGCCACCATATTTACCTCCACGGACAACAGCAGTCTTTTCGCTAACGGGAGTCATATTAACGCCACCATATTTACCTCCATGCACAACGTCAGTCTTTTTGCCAACGGGAGTCATATTAATGCCACCGTATTTACCTCCATGGACGATGCTCCAAATGTCTTCCTCCCTGTGTTCTATGCGATGAACACCGTTGCGTTTATTAGCTCAATAGCGATGATTAATATACTTATCCTCCCTTTAAAAGTTTTTGCCCCGCTCCATGCCTCACTAATGTTTTTGACAATGGGCTATGGGATAGCATTTCTAATCATTCCGTCGATGTACTACTTGGAATTCATCTTTGCGTTTTCAGCAATAGCTATTGCTTCTCTGCTTTATGGTGTGCATTATATCCCTATCATGATCGAAGATCTCCACAAAATAGATCAGGGTCTTATATTCATGTCACACCTTCAGAGGAAACGCCTCCGGATGTTATACCGTGTAGTGATGAACTGA
- the LOC131302335 gene encoding ankyrin repeat-containing protein BDA1-like isoform X2, producing the protein MESLSSSLTKMDPNSKEAVEARSIDILYESIGSDPYILDKADEIPFVHTPLHVAASTGQTRLAIEIMNLRPSLGRKLNPDGLSPVHLALLNGHSETAKALIKLDKDLVRVRGRERLTPLQYAAETDDRVDILAEFLCACPESIGDLNVRGETALHITVKKCNVRALAVLMGWIRKTGKHWVKNIKDERGNTILHTAVSTSQPHIVESVVQGYGLHVNEKNLEGATALDIAETLASGSARTTIKSILCGAGASKSSSLANDCSFVDFLISRESRVETIFQTFLFMRKGMSMEMRNAVLVVAVLITTATFQTVLSPPGGGSSLSDSNSLFANGSHINATIFTSTDNSSLFANGSHINATIFTSMHNVSLFANGSHINATVFTSMDDAPNVFLPVFYAMNTVAFISSIAMINILILPLKVFAPLHASLMFLTMGYGIAFLIIPSMYYLEFIFAFSAIAIASLLYGVHYIPIMIEDLHKIDQGLIFMSHLQRKRLRMLYRVVMN; encoded by the exons ATGG AATCACTCTCATCATCACTGACCAAAATGGATCCGAATTCGAAGGAGGCAGTTGAAGCACGGAGTATCGACATCTTGTATGAATCAATAGGGTCGGATCCATACATTTTGGACAAAGCAGATGAAATTCCTTTTGTTCACACTCCTCTCCACGTAGCTGCATCAACTGGGCAGACACGTTTGGCAATAGAAATCATGAACTTAAGGCCATCACTCGGCAGAAAGCTGAACCCAGATGGTCTAAGCCCTGTGCACCTGGCACTTTTAAATGGGCACTCTGAGACCGCGAAAGCGCTCATCAAGTTGGACAAAGATCTCGTAAGGGTCAGAGGAAGAGAGAGGCTCACTCCTTTGCAGTACGCGGCAGAAACAGATGATCGCGTTGATATCTTGGCCGAGTTTTTATGCGCTTGCCCTGAATCAATTGGGGACCTGAACGTTCGAGGGGAGACTGCTCTGCACATCACGGTGAAAAAATGCAACGTGAGAGCTTTGGCAGTCCTGATGGGATGGATTCGCAAGACCGGTAAGCATTGGGTGAAGAACATCAAAGATGAGAGAGGCAACACAATTCTGCACACGGCGGTGTCCACTTCACAGCCTCAT ATTGTGGAGTCTGTGGTTCAAGGATACGGATTACACGTGAATGAAAAGAATTTGGAAGGTGCCACGGCCCTAGACATTGCCGAAACACTTGCTTCTGGTTCTGCGAGAACAACAATCAAGAGTATTTTATGCGGTGCAGGAGCTTCGAAAAGTTCATCACTTGCTAATGACTGTAGCTTTGTCGATTTTTTGATTTCGCGAGAGTCACGGGTGGAAACTATCTTTCAAACTTTCCTTTTCATGCGGAAAGGCATGTCAATGGAGATGAGGAATGCCGTACTAGTGGTAGCTGTGCTGATAACGACGGCAACCTTTCAGACTGTACTAAGCCCCCCCGGAGGAGGCAGCAGCCTAAGTGACAGCAACAGTCTTTTCGCTAACGGGAGTCATATTAACGCCACCATATTTACCTCCACGGACAACAGCAGTCTTTTCGCTAACGGGAGTCATATTAACGCCACCATATTTACCTCCATGCACAACGTCAGTCTTTTTGCCAACGGGAGTCATATTAATGCCACCGTATTTACCTCCATGGACGATGCTCCAAATGTCTTCCTCCCTGTGTTCTATGCGATGAACACCGTTGCGTTTATTAGCTCAATAGCGATGATTAATATACTTATCCTCCCTTTAAAAGTTTTTGCCCCGCTCCATGCCTCACTAATGTTTTTGACAATGGGCTATGGGATAGCATTTCTAATCATTCCGTCGATGTACTACTTGGAATTCATCTTTGCGTTTTCAGCAATAGCTATTGCTTCTCTGCTTTATGGTGTGCATTATATCCCTATCATGATCGAAGATCTCCACAAAATAGATCAGGGTCTTATATTCATGTCACACCTTCAGAGGAAACGCCTCCGGATGTTATACCGTGTAGTGATGAACTGA